GCCTTGGCCTCTTGGGCCATGTCGATGGCGCCTTGATGGTGCAGCACCATGGCGTCGATGTAGCGCAGGTCGTACTCGGCATCGGCTGGGCCTAGATCCATGGACATGCTGTGCTCCATGGCGCCCTTGCTCTGACTGCCGTGGCCCGCGTGACTCATGGCGGCAGGGCTAGCGGTGCCGCTGGGTTCTTCTTGGGCTTGGCTGGTGGGAGGAGCGCTCTGACAGGCGACCAAGCTGCTGCTCAAGAGGGCGATCGCGGTGAGGGCTGACCGACGGCCCAACCCGGAGAAACGAGAGAGAGTCATAACGTTTGGGTATCTCAACATCGAACAAAAAGGGCTGTGGTTCTACGATGCCACGGGAAGATGAAATGGATATGACTTGGAGGCTCCCTAGCCTAGGGCAAACCGCACGGTGAAGGTGCTGCCTTTGCCGGGACTGCTGTGCACCTGGAGGCTGCCGTGGTGGCTTTGGACGATGCGAGCGGCGATCGCCAGCCCCAAGCCTGAGCCGCCCGTGTGACGAGAGCGATCGCTGTCCACGCGATAAAAGCGATCGAAAATATGCTGCTGATGCTCGGGCGCAATGCCCACGCCGGTGTCAATCACCCGCAGCACCGCCTGATTGTTGCTGTTTGTGAGGTGGATCGTGACGCTCCCGTCTGGCGGCGTGTGCTGGATGGCGTTCACCGTCAGATTGAACACCAATCGATAAATTTGCTCATCGTCTCCCACAATCTTGATCGCAGCGGCCTTCTCTAACTCCAGCTTGAGCGCGACTCCGGCCGCTTTGGCCAGATCCATCAGCTCCATAGTCACATCATTGAGAATCTCGCTCAGGTCGCACCACTCTTGGCGTTGGGGATGGCCCTGCTGCTCGATTTGGGCCAGCAACAGCAAATCCTGCACGAGCTGAGAGAGCCGGAGATTCTGCCGCTCCAGGGTTCTGAGGGCCTCGCGGGCGTCAGTTTCTGACAGATGGGGCGATCGCAGAAAGGACTCCACCGTGGCCCGGGCCGCCGCCAGGGGCGTGCGCAGTTCGTGGGCCGCGTCCGTCGTGAACTGCTGAATCTGGCGATAGGACTGATACACCGGCTGCATTGCCCGCCCAGCCAGCCACCACGCCGCGCTGCCAATCAGGCCCAGAGACACAGGAAGGCCGATCAGAAGCACCCAGCGCAGCTCATTGAGATACTCGTCGAATTCCTGGAGCGATCGCCCCACCACCAGATA
This genomic stretch from Geitlerinema sp. PCC 7407 harbors:
- the rppB gene encoding two-component system sensor histidine kinase RppB; protein product: MNTSQLFLRTRWRLASWYAGVMGLILGLAGLAVYEASAHAHRITLDRELVSVASILREGLQMRLDRRHQLTPGVWKVVPDFCKLGDRCAESPQERANSPYRSLSRDEYYLYLLDASGKPVGFAGTPPPNMDFEREPKLQTFETQDQGRYRQVMLTLRTHPETVWGYLVVGRSLQEFDEYLNELRWVLLIGLPVSLGLIGSAAWWLAGRAMQPVYQSYRQIQQFTTDAAHELRTPLAAARATVESFLRSPHLSETDAREALRTLERQNLRLSQLVQDLLLLAQIEQQGHPQRQEWCDLSEILNDVTMELMDLAKAAGVALKLELEKAAAIKIVGDDEQIYRLVFNLTVNAIQHTPPDGSVTIHLTNSNNQAVLRVIDTGVGIAPEHQQHIFDRFYRVDSDRSRHTGGSGLGLAIAARIVQSHHGSLQVHSSPGKGSTFTVRFALG